In one Heptranchias perlo isolate sHepPer1 chromosome 25, sHepPer1.hap1, whole genome shotgun sequence genomic region, the following are encoded:
- the coro1cb gene encoding uncharacterized protein coro1cb isoform X2, giving the protein MEQIKSFEDVEETQERLDDDSLYQAISTNTEVSLNKVESVAPFHSSEKQRGTETSLPEERVKHQEAKRQLHTEEMDEENSVWKPDSTVVKSEKGIENANSEEEASSIHDRMEAEIKGGLGLAGEKWIEENACIVSTCRAVVENEPARQQQEGECPAVQQNESSSESVSGNEMKKLKEPNNTVPEPTERLFEERPLNEQWLKKEGNCKTTESLSMAPPGEQNTQEGEISSNPVVNEQKEIVETVGEIDGGLSKLAVNQIVLVEKHSKQEAEKQNVKGEGTENTTADSCKNTLGENPEGDHTMDEKVKVCGSERSLNRFLSQTELYITKPNQQASQLNEASYSSDLSAIPCGDVGVCNQIPQRDQYSPSEYRKLSLEAGEWNQIDKNKFVLKRAVSAEESRYVAQDDDPERKSSSSITGEEAQMDNMSSHAMVCEQISQSNQTSKTDVCCDFSQAEETKLGSSLSPSAPCSEVDRFNIKGQPSTSCQVDWVRSSDLEQAVWDENASKSDQNGKGASPYQVLESAHGFGLDHVALVREKVNAAQTVCSGEASFDVNIKEVSPSHNTDSSGQDNLSQQGDQLNKSDQIVQSIQRKELNVKHVNSYKTEDNQSDHTTQGLKYNLLVHGDQASKTDQTPQKGQVREVDETSEDSELCKTPPSRPVDGHDQADIGGSSTQNISSEVKFGQNLKGGQTSAPEPSRRATDSRAMTVGQEKERVYKPGATRSHTGIKTAVDAAAKHKLPEHHVGSADAEKQRSKMAENLIERKPDIEEVINVSNIKKAFETKEQTKEKRPDVQKKPVSVNIVSIIQLWRHCSLIQSLFDIHTFTMTGSLYNNWG; this is encoded by the coding sequence ATGGAACAAATAAAAAGCTTTGAAGACGTTGAGGAAACCCAGGAAAGGCTAGATGACGACAGCCTCTACCAAGCAATAAGTACTAATACTGAAGTGAGCCTGAACAAAGTGGAGTCTGTTGCTCCCTTCCACAGCAGTGAGAAGCAGCGTGGCACAGAAACTTCACTCCCTGAAGAAAGAGTGAAGCACCAGGAGGCCAAGAGACAGCTTCACACTGAGGAAATGGATGAAGAGAATTCTGTTTGGAAACCGGATTCTACTGTTGTAAAAAGTGAGAAGGGTATAGAAAATGCTAACTCTGAAGAGGAAGCTTCTTCCATTCATGACAGAATGGAAGCAGAAATTAAAGGTGGTTTGGGTTTAGCTGGGGAGAAATGGATCGAGGAAAATGCGTGCATTGTTTCAACGTGCAGGGCAGTTGTGGAAAATGAGCCCGCTCGGCAACAGCAGGAAGGTGAATGTCCGGCTGTCCAGCAGAATGAAAGTAGCTCAGAAAGTGTGAGTGGCAATGAGATGAAGAAACTCAAAGAACCAAACAATACTGTTCCAGAACCCACTGAACGATTGTTTGAGGAGAGACCACTGAATGAGCAGTGGCTGAAGAAAGAAGGTAACTGCAAAACTACTGAGAGCTTGAGCATGGCACCACCTGGagaacagaacactcaggaaggTGAGATCTCCTCAAACCCTGTTGTAAATGAGCAAAAAGAGATTGTTGAGACAGTAGGTGAAATAGATGGAGGCCTGTCTAAGTTGGCCGTAAACCAGATTGTGTTAGTGGAGAAGCACAGTAAGCAGGAAGCAGAAAAACAAAATGTCAAAGGAGAAGGAACTGAAAACACAACAGCAGATTCATGTAAGAATACCTTGGGGGAAAATCCAGAAGGTGACCACACTATGGATGAAAAAGTAAAGGTGTGTGGAAGTGAACGAAGTCTAAATCGTTTTCTCTCTCAGACTGAGCTATACATCACGAAGCCAAATCAACAAGCTAGCCAACTCAATGAAGCAAGCTATTCATCAGATCTGAGTGCAATTCCTTGTGGAGATGTAGGTGTGTGCAATCAGATCCCACAAAGGGATCAATATAGTCCTTCCGAATACAGAAAACTAAGTCTAGAAGCTGGTGAATGGAATCAAATAGATAAAAATAAATTTGTGCTGAAGAGAGCTGTGTCTGCTGAAGAGAGTAGGTATGTTGCACAAGATGATGATCCTGAGAGGAAATCCAGCTCTTCCATTACTGGAGAGGAGGCACAAATGGATAACATGTCCAGCCATGCCATGGTCTGTGAGCAGATCAGTCAGTCAAACCAAACTTCGAAGACTGATGTTTGTTGTGATTTCAGCCAGGCTGAGGAGACCAAACTGGGCAGTTCGTTAAGCCCAAGTGCACCATGTAGCGAGGTAGACAGATTTAATATCAAAGGACAGCCCAGCACATCTTGCCAAGTTGATTGGGTACGGAGCAGTGATCTAGAGCAAGCTGTGTGGGATGAGAATGCCAGCAAGTCTGATCAGAACGGAAAAGGTGCCTCACCATACCAAGTTCTGGAAAGTGCGCATGGGTTTGGATTGGACCATGTTGCACTGGTTAGAGAGAAAGTAAATGCAGCCCAAACTGTCTGTAGTGGAGAGGCCAGCTTTGACGTAAATATCAAAGAGGTCAGTCCATCTCATAATACTGACAGCAGTGGACAGGACAATCTGTCCCAGCAAGGAGATCAGCTCAATAAATCTGATCAAATAGTACAGAGTATACAGAGGAAGGAACTCAATGTGAAGCATGTCAACTCTTACAAGACTGAAGACAACCAATCAGATCACACAACACAAGGCTTGAAATACAATCTTCTTGTACATGGTGATCAGGCTAGCAAAACTGATCAAACCCCACAGAAGGGGCAAGTTAGGGAGGTTGACGAAACTTCAGAAGATAGTGAACTGTGTAAAACTCCTCCAAGCAGGCCAGTTGATGGACATGACCAAGCAGACATTGGTGGATCATCTACCCAAAACATCAGCAGCGAGGTTAAGTTTGGTCAAAACCTGAAGGGTGGACAGACCAGTGCACCTGAACCAAGCAGAAGAGCTACTGACTCCAGGGCCATGACAGTTGGGCAAGAAAAAGAGCGTGTCTACAAGCCAGGGGCTACACGTTCACACACTGGGATTAAAACTGCTGTTGATGCAGCTGCAAAGCATAAACTGCCAGAACATCATGTGGGGTCTGCAGATGCAGAAAAGCAGAGGTCCAAGATGGCAGAAAATTTGATTGAGAGAAAGCCTGATATTGAGGAGGTCATTAATGTTTCTAATATTAAAAAAGCATTTGAGACAAAGGAGCAGACAAAGGAGAAGAGGCCAGATGTCCAGAAGAAACCTG